One window from the genome of Cricetulus griseus strain 17A/GY chromosome 2, alternate assembly CriGri-PICRH-1.0, whole genome shotgun sequence encodes:
- the Actl7b gene encoding actin-like protein 7B produces MATKNSPSPKPMGTAQGDPGEAGTLPASEVGIRDTGSTQLKTKPKKIRKIKALVIDLGSQYCKCGYAGEQRPTYFISSTVGKRNAELAADAGDTFKETYVGHELLNMEASLKLVNPLKHGVVVDWDCIQNIWEYIFHTAMKILPEEHAVLVSDPPLSPSSNREKYAELMFETFNIPAMHVTSQALLSIYSYGKTSGLVVESGHGVSHVVPISEGDLLPGLPCRADYAGCDLTNYLMQLLNESGHKFTDDHLHIIEHIKKKCCYAALLPEEEMNLGLEELRVDYELPDGKVITIGQERFRCSEMLFKPSLVGCTQPGLPELTADCLNRCQGTGFKEEMAANVLLCGGCTMLDGFPERFQRELSLLCPGDSPTVAAASERKTSVWTGGSILASLQAFQQLWVSKEEFEERGCAAIYSKC; encoded by the coding sequence ATGGCGACAAAGAACAGCCCTAGCCCTAAGCCCATGGGCACAGCCCAGGGAGATCCTGGAGAGGCAGGAACACTGCCAGCCTCTGAGGTTGGCATCCGGGACACAGGTTCCACACAACTGAAGACGAAGCCCAAGAAAATACGCAAGATCAAGGCTCTGGTCATTGACCTGGGCTCCCAGTACTGCAAGTGCGGCTACGCGGGAGAGCAGAGGCCCACCTACTTCATCTCCTCCACTGTGGGCAAGCGCAACGCCGAGTTGGCAGCGGACGCTGGAGACACCTTCAAGGAGACATACGTGGGCCATGAGCTGCTCAACATGGAGGCATCTCTGAAGCTGGTTAACCCACTGAAGCACGGGGTTGTCGTGGACTGGGATTGTATCCAGAACATCTGGGAGTACATCTTCCACACCGCCATGAAGATCCTCCCTGAAGAGCATGCTGTGCTGGTGTCCGACCCTCCGCTCAGCCCCAGCAGCAACCGGGAAAAGTATGCGGAGCTCATGTTCGAGACCTTCAACATCCCAGCCATGCATGTGACCTCCCAGGCGCTACTGTCCATCTACTCCTATGGCAAGACCTCTGGGTTGGTGGTGGAGAGCGGGCATGGCGTGTCGCATGTGGTGCCCATCTCCGAGGGGGACCTGCTGCCGGGCCTGCCCTGCCGTGCCGACTATGCCGGCTGCGACCTCACCAATTACCTCATGCAGCTGCTCAATGAGTCAGGTCACAAGTTCACGGATGACCACCTGCACATCATCGAACACATCAAGAAGAAGTGCTGCTACGCCGCGCTGCTGCCAGAGGAGGAGATGAACCTGGGCCTTGAGGAGCTGCGCGTAGATTACGAGCTCCCAGACGGCAAGGTCATCACCATCGGCCAGGAGCGTTTCCGCTGCTCCGAGATGCTCTTCAAGCCCTCCCTCGTGGGCTGCACCCAGCCGGGCCTCCCAGAGCTCACTGCTGACTGCCTGAACCGCTGCCAGGGCACTGGCTTCAAGGAAGAGATGGCTGCTAACGTGCTGCTGTGCGGTGGCTGCACCATGTTGGATGGCTTCCCAGAGCGTTTCCAGAGGGAGCTGAGTCTCCTCTGCCCCGGGGACAGCCCCACGGTGGCCGCTGCTTCTGAAAGGAAGACATCAGTGTGGACCGGCGGCTCCATCCTGGCCTCATTGCAAGCCTTCCAGCAGCTTTGGGTCAGCAAGGAAGAGTTTGAGGAGCGGGGCTGTGCAGCCATCTATAGCAAGTGCTAA